A portion of the Adhaeribacter radiodurans genome contains these proteins:
- the lpxK gene encoding tetraacyldisaccharide 4'-kinase — MNVSQFLLYPFSLLYGAVMAVRNQLYDQQYFSATKFPMPVISVGNLTVGGTGKTPHVEYLLRLLSNKKVATLSRGYKRQTKGYLLADTSASAATLGDEPFQYFLDFPATTVAVAENRVIGIKHLLQQQPDLEVIILDDAFQHRPVQPSLNILLTDYSRLFYKDSVLPAGRLREFPKGANRADAVVVTKCQTALPQEKMKIIRQAIIQTAGKTVPVFFTRYEYGTPVACSANVKFTPAVLLITAIAQPQPLEEYLQQQGYQILHHYRFPDHHAYTEKDIQKILSDWQRYALDKPVSVLTTRKDAVKLVEPKLAAIWQTMPLFYIPVKVNFLIDQINFDNLILNHVAGKR; from the coding sequence ATGAACGTAAGCCAATTTTTATTGTATCCTTTTTCGCTGCTCTACGGTGCCGTAATGGCGGTGCGTAATCAGTTATACGATCAGCAATATTTTTCTGCAACTAAATTTCCGATGCCGGTTATAAGTGTCGGTAACTTAACGGTAGGCGGCACGGGCAAAACCCCGCACGTAGAATATTTACTGCGGTTACTCTCCAATAAAAAAGTTGCGACTCTTAGCCGAGGCTATAAACGCCAAACTAAAGGTTACTTACTGGCAGATACCTCTGCCTCGGCGGCTACCTTGGGCGACGAACCTTTTCAATATTTCCTCGATTTTCCGGCAACTACCGTAGCGGTTGCGGAAAATCGGGTAATTGGAATAAAACACTTGCTTCAGCAGCAACCAGATTTAGAAGTAATTATTCTGGACGATGCTTTTCAACACCGCCCGGTGCAGCCTTCCCTAAATATTTTATTAACTGATTACTCGCGTTTATTTTACAAAGATTCAGTTTTACCGGCGGGTCGTCTGCGCGAATTTCCGAAGGGAGCAAACCGGGCTGATGCTGTAGTAGTAACTAAATGCCAAACTGCTTTGCCGCAGGAGAAAATGAAAATTATCCGGCAAGCTATTATTCAAACCGCCGGTAAAACTGTGCCGGTATTTTTTACCCGCTACGAATATGGTACGCCAGTAGCTTGCAGTGCAAATGTAAAATTTACTCCAGCTGTACTATTAATAACGGCCATTGCTCAACCGCAGCCTTTAGAAGAATATTTGCAGCAGCAAGGCTATCAGATCTTGCACCATTATCGTTTTCCTGACCATCACGCGTACACAGAAAAAGATATACAGAAAATTTTATCAGACTGGCAACGTTATGCTCTGGATAAACCGGTAAGTGTCCTTACTACCCGAAAAGATGCAGTTAAACTGGTTGAACCTAAATTAGCTGCTATCTGGCAAACAATGCCTTTATTTTATATTCCGGTAAAAGTAAATTTTTTAATAGATCAAATTAATTTTGATAACCTTATTTTAAATCATGTGGCAGGTAAGAGGTAA
- the miaE gene encoding tRNA-(ms[2]io[6]A)-hydroxylase — translation MEEATNPGKTILKLKLPTDPRWVNIAEKNIQEILIDHAYCEQKAATSAISLIVKYPDKSKLVDEMTALVAEEWGHFERVLEELKKRGYELGRNRPDEYVVELSKHIRKGDKRERQLMDHLLVNALIEARSCERFKLLWKNIPDEGLQKFYYELMASEAGHYVSFVKLAKEYMPAEVVDARLQELLKIEAEIIQNLEHRPDRMH, via the coding sequence ATGGAAGAAGCAACTAATCCGGGTAAAACTATATTGAAATTAAAATTACCTACCGATCCGCGTTGGGTAAATATAGCAGAAAAAAATATCCAGGAAATTTTGATTGATCATGCATACTGCGAGCAGAAGGCGGCTACATCGGCTATTTCTTTAATTGTTAAATACCCTGATAAAAGTAAATTGGTTGACGAGATGACGGCCTTAGTTGCCGAAGAATGGGGCCATTTTGAACGGGTTTTAGAAGAATTAAAAAAACGTGGTTATGAACTGGGGCGCAACCGTCCGGATGAATACGTTGTAGAATTAAGCAAACACATAAGAAAAGGTGATAAGCGCGAACGCCAGTTAATGGACCATTTGCTGGTAAATGCATTAATTGAAGCCCGGAGTTGCGAACGCTTTAAACTGCTCTGGAAAAATATTCCCGACGAAGGATTGCAAAAATTCTATTACGAGTTAATGGCTTCAGAAGCAGGGCACTACGTTAGCTTTGTAAAACTAGCCAAAGAATACATGCCCGCCGAAGTAGTAGACGCCCGTTTGCAGGAACTTCTAAAAATTGAAGCCGAAATCATCCAAAACCTGGAACACCGCCCGGATAGAATGCATTGA
- a CDS encoding DUF1003 domain-containing protein: protein MTSNKNTKNKLRESAPGMAQIVERNIKALLQRRREDAQNKSWQDKIADTVTKFTGSMKFVIIHLLLFGSWILWNAKIFPVKPFDPSFVVLAMFASVEAIFLSTFVLISQNRMAALADKRADLDLQVSLLSEHEITRLITLVTQIARKMDIKESHDPEISELAQDVHPEKVLDSIEENEEKYSEKN from the coding sequence ATGACTTCAAATAAAAATACAAAAAATAAATTAAGAGAATCGGCGCCTGGCATGGCCCAGATTGTGGAACGGAATATAAAAGCCTTACTACAACGCCGTCGCGAAGATGCCCAAAACAAATCGTGGCAAGATAAAATTGCTGATACAGTAACTAAGTTTACGGGAAGTATGAAGTTTGTGATTATTCACTTGCTTTTATTCGGTAGCTGGATTCTCTGGAACGCTAAAATTTTCCCCGTTAAACCGTTTGACCCTTCGTTTGTGGTGTTAGCTATGTTTGCATCCGTAGAAGCCATATTCCTATCCACCTTTGTGCTTATTAGTCAAAACCGAATGGCCGCCCTGGCCGATAAACGCGCCGATTTGGATTTGCAGGTAAGTTTACTATCTGAACACGAAATTACCCGGCTAATTACCTTAGTAACACAAATAGCCCGCAAAATGGATATTAAAGAATCACACGATCCGGAAATCTCGGAATTAGCCCAGGATGTTCACCCGGAAAAAGTATTAGATTCTATTGAGGAAAACGAAGAAAAATATTCCGAAAAAAATTAA
- a CDS encoding Nif3-like dinuclear metal center hexameric protein: protein MTKIREITNLLEKSAPLSYQESYDNAGLQTGNPADTVTGVLLTLDCTEEVIEEALANNCNLIVAHHPVIFKPLKKLTGQNSVERVIIKALQNNLAIYACHTNLDSILTGVNDKICEKLGLQNRKILAPKSGLLRKLITFVPVENTETVLQALHMAGAGNIGDYKSCSFQVTGTGSFQPTGNANPAIGEINKQEYVNEDRIEVIFPTPIESTLLNALRESHPYEEVAYDIIPLTNLNQEVGAGMIGELPESLPEKAFIEHLKQSMNLNLVKHTRFRQQNIKRVAVCGGTGSFLIKDAIRQQADVFITADLKYHEYFDAENKIILADIGHYESEVFTKELFYDIIKKSFTNFAVLLSKVNTNPVSYS, encoded by the coding sequence ATGACTAAAATAAGAGAAATAACCAACCTACTCGAAAAATCAGCGCCTCTCTCCTACCAGGAAAGTTATGATAATGCGGGTTTGCAAACCGGAAACCCCGCGGATACCGTTACCGGAGTTTTATTAACCTTGGATTGTACCGAAGAGGTAATAGAAGAAGCTTTGGCAAATAACTGTAATCTGATAGTTGCTCATCATCCGGTTATTTTTAAACCTCTAAAAAAATTAACCGGCCAGAATTCAGTTGAAAGAGTAATTATAAAAGCTTTGCAAAATAATCTGGCTATTTACGCCTGCCATACCAACCTGGATAGTATTTTAACCGGGGTAAATGATAAAATCTGCGAAAAGCTAGGTTTACAAAACCGGAAAATTTTAGCTCCTAAATCCGGATTGCTCCGCAAACTTATCACTTTTGTACCCGTCGAAAATACTGAAACTGTATTGCAAGCGCTTCACATGGCAGGTGCCGGCAATATTGGCGATTACAAAAGTTGTTCTTTCCAGGTAACCGGAACGGGTTCCTTCCAACCAACCGGTAATGCTAACCCGGCCATCGGAGAAATAAATAAACAGGAATACGTTAACGAAGACCGGATAGAAGTTATTTTTCCCACTCCCATAGAAAGTACTTTATTAAATGCCTTGCGCGAATCTCATCCGTACGAAGAAGTAGCCTATGATATAATTCCGCTTACCAACCTTAACCAGGAAGTAGGAGCAGGTATGATAGGTGAACTACCGGAATCTTTACCCGAAAAAGCTTTTATAGAGCACTTAAAACAAAGCATGAATTTAAATTTAGTAAAACACACCCGTTTCCGGCAGCAGAATATTAAAAGAGTGGCGGTATGTGGCGGAACCGGCAGTTTCCTGATTAAAGATGCTATCCGGCAACAAGCCGACGTATTTATAACGGCCGATTTAAAATACCACGAGTATTTTGACGCCGAAAATAAAATAATTTTGGCCGATATTGGCCATTATGAAAGCGAAGTTTTCACAAAGGAATTATTTTATGATATTATTAAAAAAAGTTTTACTAATTTTGCAGTCTTGTTATCAAAAGTAAATACCAATCCTGTCAGTTATAGTTAA
- a CDS encoding ATP-binding cassette domain-containing protein, which produces MNSSDKNLAGSLQLFLEHASFIRQNQIVFSDINWHLQPDEQWAIYGPVGAGKTTFLSALAGQLPLRSGKFELQVRSAENASFQVIDRSAYRSQTALVTFQQQNSFFNYSRAFYQQRYQSLESELAIPTVNDLLTAAASHCSPAELEQITDLLQLKDLLPFELIKLSNGQTRKLQIARALLQKPKLLILDNPFTGLDVESRQHLKEIINELIQQGTQVLLASNQPDLPEKISRVLWLEDFKMKSQYSRAEFYEVLRKKEPAQPLKETSLDSGDLIKMPKPGKDFQIAVQMNKVRVQYQQNVILDNITWTVRKGEKWALVGPNGSGKTTLLSLIYADNPQAFANKIVLFDHRKGSGESIWDIKKRIGFVSPELHLYFRQPLTGNEVAATGFTDTLTRPRQLTDVQSQLIQEHFSFFNRLDLLNKPFLQLSAGEQRLVLLIRSLVKNPDLIIWDEPFQGLSPEYTEMATDLLSIYCDNGTTLILVSHYDHEIPDFVPNYLYLEQGRIKRMINS; this is translated from the coding sequence ATGAATTCATCTGATAAGAACCTGGCCGGTTCGCTGCAATTATTTTTAGAACATGCTTCTTTTATCCGGCAAAATCAAATAGTTTTTTCTGATATAAACTGGCATTTACAGCCTGATGAACAATGGGCAATTTACGGACCGGTTGGAGCAGGTAAAACTACTTTTTTATCCGCTTTAGCGGGCCAGTTGCCTTTACGGTCCGGTAAATTCGAATTGCAAGTTCGGTCCGCCGAAAATGCTTCTTTTCAGGTAATAGATCGATCTGCATACCGTAGCCAAACAGCTTTAGTTACTTTTCAGCAGCAAAACTCTTTTTTTAACTACAGCCGCGCCTTTTACCAGCAACGCTACCAAAGTCTGGAAAGTGAATTGGCAATACCAACCGTAAATGATTTATTAACTGCGGCAGCTTCGCATTGTTCGCCGGCAGAACTAGAGCAAATTACGGACTTATTGCAATTAAAAGATTTGTTGCCATTTGAACTGATAAAACTATCGAATGGCCAAACGCGAAAATTGCAAATTGCCCGTGCTTTGCTGCAAAAGCCGAAATTATTGATTTTAGATAATCCGTTTACCGGATTGGATGTGGAATCGCGTCAGCATTTAAAAGAAATAATAAACGAATTAATTCAACAAGGCACTCAGGTGCTGTTAGCCTCCAACCAGCCCGATCTACCGGAGAAAATTTCCCGGGTACTTTGGTTGGAGGATTTTAAAATGAAAAGCCAGTATTCCCGGGCGGAATTTTACGAAGTTTTACGAAAGAAGGAGCCAGCCCAGCCTTTAAAAGAAACTAGTTTAGATTCCGGGGATTTAATAAAAATGCCTAAACCGGGTAAAGATTTCCAGATAGCCGTTCAGATGAATAAAGTACGGGTGCAATACCAACAAAATGTAATTCTGGATAATATTACTTGGACAGTGCGAAAAGGAGAAAAGTGGGCCTTAGTTGGTCCTAACGGCTCGGGTAAAACCACCCTGCTTTCTTTAATTTACGCGGACAACCCTCAGGCTTTTGCTAATAAAATTGTATTGTTTGACCACCGTAAAGGCTCCGGCGAAAGTATTTGGGATATTAAAAAACGCATAGGGTTTGTATCGCCCGAACTGCACTTGTATTTTCGGCAACCGTTAACGGGCAATGAAGTGGCAGCAACCGGTTTTACCGACACGCTTACTCGCCCGCGCCAACTAACCGACGTACAATCTCAATTGATTCAGGAACATTTTTCGTTCTTCAACCGGCTGGATTTACTAAATAAGCCTTTTTTGCAACTTTCGGCGGGTGAACAGCGCTTGGTTTTACTTATTCGGTCGCTGGTTAAGAATCCGGATCTTATAATCTGGGATGAACCTTTTCAAGGCTTGAGTCCGGAATATACCGAAATGGCTACCGATTTATTAAGCATATATTGTGATAATGGCACCACTTTAATCCTGGTTTCGCATTACGATCATGAGATTCCAGACTTTGTGCCTAACTATCTTTACCTGGAACAAGGGCGGATAAAAAGGATGATCAATAGTTAA
- a CDS encoding zinc ribbon domain-containing protein codes for MESTVASKLEALMKLQQIDSQLDEIRRVRGDLPEEVRDLEDEIAGYEVRVNKFDEEIENLNQTIAARKQAIKDSEGLIRKYEDQQSNVRNNREYDAITKEVELQRLEIQISEKKIKEAYYQIDQKHNEIAGTKQRLDERRKDLNSKTGELNVIVSESEEEERKLLTDREKAVQNIEDRLLNAYTRIRQNVRNGLAVVTVKRDACGGCFNTVPPQRQSDIASHKKIIVCEHCGRIFADVEQKAVI; via the coding sequence ATGGAAAGTACCGTAGCTAGTAAATTGGAAGCCCTCATGAAGCTTCAGCAAATAGATTCCCAGTTAGATGAAATAAGACGTGTTCGGGGAGATTTACCGGAAGAAGTTAGGGATTTAGAAGATGAAATAGCCGGTTACGAAGTTCGGGTAAACAAATTTGATGAAGAAATAGAAAACCTAAATCAAACTATTGCCGCCAGAAAACAAGCCATTAAAGATTCTGAAGGTCTCATCCGGAAATACGAAGACCAACAATCAAATGTGCGTAATAACCGGGAATACGATGCCATTACCAAAGAAGTAGAACTGCAACGGTTAGAAATTCAGATTTCTGAAAAGAAAATCAAAGAAGCCTACTATCAAATAGATCAAAAACACAACGAAATTGCCGGCACAAAGCAAAGATTAGATGAACGTCGCAAAGACCTTAACTCTAAAACTGGTGAATTAAACGTTATTGTTTCGGAGAGCGAGGAAGAAGAACGCAAACTTTTAACGGACCGCGAAAAAGCTGTTCAGAATATTGAAGACCGTTTGTTAAATGCCTACACCCGTATTCGTCAGAATGTGCGCAATGGTTTAGCCGTAGTAACCGTAAAACGCGATGCTTGCGGCGGTTGCTTTAACACTGTTCCGCCACAACGTCAGTCAGATATTGCTTCACACAAAAAGATTATTGTTTGTGAGCACTGCGGTCGTATTTTCGCCGATGTAGAGCAAAAAGCAGTTATCTAA
- a CDS encoding ABC transporter permease produces the protein MNLIENIKEGLRSIQSNLLRTVLTALIVSIGIMSLVGILTAVDSIKYSIDQTFSSLGANSFDIVAKGYTNRYQENGRQGKIYPPITYLQARRYKEISGEEARVSLAAFISGATIVKNGNVKTNPNINVTAGDENYLLNENYNVQIGRPFSASELETGANVAIVGNEISDKLFKSKSPVGKSIFMLGRRFKVVGQLEKSGNNMGGGGADRLVIIPLVTGNQMPRQKALTYDIKTAILKKENLFFAMNQATGIMRKVRRDALGQEDSFEINRSDSMLKSMNEITGYLKVGGFLVGFITLLGASIGLMNIMMVSVTERTREIGVRKALGATARQIRQQFLIEAIVICFLGGVAGVLFGVLMGNGVASLVGNGTFIVPWLWVIVGLLVCVMVGLFSGYYPAFKASKLDPIESLRYE, from the coding sequence ATGAATTTAATCGAAAATATTAAAGAAGGTTTACGTTCTATTCAAAGCAATCTACTCCGGACTGTTCTCACAGCTCTTATAGTATCCATTGGTATTATGTCGTTGGTAGGTATATTAACTGCCGTTGACTCCATTAAGTATTCAATTGATCAAACTTTTTCTTCGTTAGGCGCCAATTCTTTTGACATTGTGGCGAAAGGGTATACTAATCGATACCAGGAAAATGGCCGCCAAGGAAAAATTTACCCACCTATTACTTATTTGCAGGCGCGACGGTACAAAGAAATATCCGGCGAAGAGGCCCGGGTAAGTTTAGCAGCTTTTATTTCGGGCGCTACTATTGTTAAAAACGGAAATGTTAAAACTAATCCTAACATTAACGTTACGGCTGGCGACGAAAATTATTTGCTGAACGAAAATTATAACGTACAAATTGGGCGGCCATTCTCAGCAAGCGAACTGGAAACCGGTGCCAACGTGGCAATTGTAGGAAATGAAATCAGCGATAAATTATTTAAAAGCAAAAGCCCGGTAGGTAAGTCTATTTTTATGTTAGGCCGACGATTTAAAGTGGTGGGCCAATTAGAGAAAAGCGGCAATAACATGGGTGGTGGCGGAGCCGATCGCCTGGTAATTATTCCATTAGTAACAGGCAACCAAATGCCCCGGCAAAAAGCGCTTACGTACGATATTAAAACGGCTATCCTTAAAAAAGAAAACTTATTTTTCGCCATGAACCAGGCGACCGGCATTATGCGCAAAGTTCGGCGCGACGCTTTAGGGCAGGAAGATTCTTTTGAAATTAACCGTAGCGATTCCATGTTAAAATCTATGAACGAGATTACCGGTTATTTAAAAGTAGGCGGCTTTTTAGTGGGTTTTATTACTTTGTTGGGTGCCTCTATTGGGTTAATGAATATTATGATGGTTTCCGTTACCGAACGCACCCGCGAAATTGGCGTTCGGAAAGCATTGGGTGCTACTGCCCGGCAAATCAGGCAACAATTTTTGATAGAAGCCATTGTAATTTGCTTTTTAGGTGGTGTTGCCGGTGTTTTATTTGGCGTACTGATGGGCAACGGGGTAGCTTCCCTGGTGGGCAATGGTACTTTTATTGTGCCTTGGCTTTGGGTTATAGTTGGGTTATTGGTTTGTGTAATGGTAGGTTTATTTTCGGGTTATTATCCGGCATTTAAAGCTTCTAAGCTCGATCCTATTGAATCTTTACGGTACGAGTAG
- a CDS encoding asparagine synthetase B, with protein sequence MVHKLFSTLVLLIFISLRGLASQVLIPMDESQKDHLKSYGLAYWVLQNQVEVDWLLNYKGGSFAFAHNPKLENEMVVRGITYQVISDAQYNQVLSKIASPESNMDVMKLEKVPKIAVYSPKTKQPWDDAVTLVLTYAEIPYDVIYDEEVMQGVLPKYDWLHLHHEDFTGQYGKFYMSYRNYPWYIAQQQESEATAKKYGFNKVTQLKLAVVNKIKEFCVGGGFMFAMCSATDTYDIALAADGVDIVAEMFDGDAADPGAQKKLDFSKTFAFKDFIISRNPYDPEFSNIDNQQHERGLMESNDFFQLFTFSAKWDPIPTMLTQNHEKTIKGFMGQTTAFKKQLIKSEVVIMGETKAANEVRYMHGTLGKGTWTFYGGHDPEDYQHHVGEEPTDLALHPNSPGYRLILNNILFPAAKKKKLKT encoded by the coding sequence ATGGTACATAAGTTATTTAGCACCTTGGTGCTTCTTATTTTTATTTCGTTGCGCGGGTTGGCATCGCAGGTACTTATTCCGATGGACGAATCCCAAAAAGATCATTTAAAATCGTATGGATTAGCCTATTGGGTTTTACAAAATCAGGTTGAAGTAGATTGGCTTTTAAATTATAAGGGCGGTTCTTTTGCCTTTGCACATAATCCTAAATTAGAGAACGAAATGGTAGTGCGCGGTATTACCTATCAGGTAATTTCGGATGCTCAGTATAACCAGGTTCTGTCTAAGATTGCTTCACCGGAATCGAACATGGATGTGATGAAGCTGGAAAAAGTGCCGAAAATTGCCGTTTACTCTCCTAAAACCAAACAACCCTGGGATGATGCCGTTACTTTGGTTCTCACCTACGCCGAAATTCCGTACGATGTAATTTATGACGAAGAAGTAATGCAAGGTGTACTACCCAAATACGACTGGCTCCATTTGCACCACGAAGATTTTACCGGCCAATACGGTAAGTTTTACATGTCGTACCGCAATTATCCTTGGTACATTGCGCAGCAACAAGAATCGGAAGCTACTGCTAAAAAGTATGGTTTTAATAAAGTAACCCAATTAAAGCTGGCTGTTGTAAATAAAATTAAAGAATTCTGCGTAGGGGGTGGTTTCATGTTTGCCATGTGTTCAGCTACCGACACTTATGATATTGCGCTGGCTGCGGATGGAGTAGACATTGTAGCCGAAATGTTTGATGGTGATGCGGCGGATCCGGGCGCTCAAAAGAAGCTTGATTTTAGTAAAACCTTTGCCTTTAAAGACTTTATAATTAGCCGTAACCCTTATGATCCGGAGTTTTCGAATATTGATAACCAGCAACACGAGCGGGGTTTAATGGAAAGCAACGATTTTTTCCAGTTATTTACTTTTTCGGCTAAATGGGACCCCATTCCTACTATGCTCACGCAAAACCACGAGAAAACCATTAAAGGGTTTATGGGGCAAACTACTGCTTTCAAAAAACAACTCATAAAATCAGAAGTAGTTATTATGGGGGAAACCAAAGCTGCTAACGAAGTTCGCTACATGCACGGCACCTTGGGCAAAGGTACCTGGACCTTTTACGGGGGCCACGACCCCGAAGATTATCAGCACCACGTAGGCGAAGAACCCACTGATTTAGCACTCCATCCTAACTCACCGGGCTATCGTTTAATTCTGAACAATATACTTTTCCCTGCCGCCAAAAAGAAAAAACTTAAAACCTAG
- the glgP gene encoding alpha-glucan family phosphorylase has product MTFSDLQPSPTYDNAYKKRVAYFSMEFAIHQPLKIYSGGLGFLAGSHMRSAFELKQNLIGVGILWKYGYYDQIRKDDQSMNVLFQEKLYYFVKDIGVRFQIDINNTPVTVAAYYLAPEVFDTVPMFFLSTDLPENDYLARTTSHHLYNADTAGKVGASILLGVGGAKLLDILEYNADIYHFNEAHPLPAAFYLYDKFKDLEEVKKRVVFTTHTPEEAGNEKTDIHLLNKMGFFCNTPLEEVRRISGEWGDIFNHTLVALRMAKIANGVSKMHGEVARQMWNAYPDICPILHVTNAQNWCYWADSRLYQALKSGDDQAFLKRKKRLKKQLFEEVANQVGDIYKENVLTIVWARRFAGYKRADLLMRDLARFERLVTNEKYPVQIIWAGKPYPMDYGAIGTFDRLVQESKKFPNCAVMVGYELKLSKLLKGGADLWLNNPRIRKEASGTSGMTAAMNGALNFSIPDGWIPEFSEHEHNSFIVPAAGYMSDFEMDEFDHNNIMDMLENVILPMYYEQPDKWLQMVKNSMNEIIPTFESGRMADEYYNKIYNA; this is encoded by the coding sequence ATGACATTTTCCGACCTACAACCATCTCCTACCTACGACAACGCCTATAAAAAGCGGGTGGCTTATTTTTCCATGGAATTCGCCATTCATCAACCTTTAAAAATATATTCCGGTGGCTTGGGGTTTTTAGCTGGTTCGCACATGCGAAGTGCGTTTGAGTTAAAGCAAAACTTAATTGGTGTTGGTATTTTATGGAAATACGGCTATTACGACCAAATCCGGAAGGACGATCAATCAATGAACGTTTTATTCCAGGAAAAGCTATACTACTTTGTAAAAGATATTGGTGTCCGGTTCCAGATTGATATAAATAACACGCCGGTTACCGTTGCCGCCTATTACCTGGCCCCGGAAGTATTTGATACCGTTCCTATGTTTTTCTTGTCCACGGACTTACCAGAGAACGATTATTTAGCGCGAACTACTTCCCACCATTTATATAACGCCGATACGGCCGGTAAAGTAGGCGCGAGTATTTTGTTGGGTGTTGGCGGGGCTAAGTTGCTAGATATACTGGAATATAACGCCGACATTTACCATTTTAACGAAGCCCATCCTCTACCCGCTGCTTTTTACCTTTACGATAAGTTTAAAGATTTAGAGGAAGTAAAAAAACGCGTGGTATTTACAACGCACACACCCGAAGAAGCCGGAAACGAAAAAACCGATATCCATTTATTAAATAAAATGGGCTTTTTCTGCAACACTCCGCTAGAAGAAGTACGCCGTATTTCCGGAGAGTGGGGCGATATTTTTAATCATACCCTGGTAGCGTTACGCATGGCCAAAATTGCAAATGGAGTATCTAAAATGCACGGAGAAGTAGCCCGCCAAATGTGGAATGCTTACCCGGATATTTGCCCCATTCTGCATGTTACCAATGCGCAAAACTGGTGTTATTGGGCAGATTCTCGTTTGTACCAGGCTTTAAAATCCGGCGATGACCAAGCATTCCTTAAACGGAAAAAACGCTTAAAAAAGCAGTTGTTTGAGGAAGTAGCTAATCAGGTGGGCGACATTTATAAAGAAAATGTATTAACTATAGTGTGGGCGCGCCGGTTTGCCGGTTATAAACGTGCCGATTTGCTAATGCGCGACCTGGCCCGTTTTGAAAGATTGGTAACTAATGAAAAATACCCAGTGCAAATTATTTGGGCGGGTAAACCTTATCCGATGGATTATGGCGCTATAGGAACTTTTGACCGGCTGGTACAAGAATCAAAAAAATTCCCGAATTGTGCAGTAATGGTAGGGTACGAACTAAAATTATCTAAATTATTAAAAGGCGGTGCCGACCTGTGGCTGAACAATCCGCGAATCCGGAAAGAAGCATCGGGTACTAGCGGTATGACCGCCGCCATGAACGGTGCCTTAAACTTTTCCATTCCAGACGGCTGGATTCCTGAATTTTCTGAGCACGAACACAACAGCTTTATTGTTCCGGCGGCTGGTTATATGAGCGATTTTGAAATGGATGAATTTGACCATAACAACATTATGGACATGCTGGAAAACGTTATTCTACCTATGTATTACGAGCAACCGGATAAGTGGCTCCAGATGGTAAAAAACAGTATGAACGAAATTATTCCAACTTTTGAATCCGGCAGAATGGCCGATGAATATTATAATAAAATTTATAACGCTTAA